A genomic segment from Actinoplanes sichuanensis encodes:
- a CDS encoding DUF7003 family protein, whose product MNTVEILAQFDEAAEEFEFPDLNNGYYYAVDVRLHAYGDAERWALIVEAVGYSPRAGDLIDVLHVFGNCLTSGEPGFDNGDFLGRIDNWNDIEDCDEPEGYTGAPLVVRGRTVTVPGRAGEDLIDVLRRLVPEHRELLLADETELRRRIPADLPEILRLDEWRQPDLYESVPSESPFYQQIAEVLATGDPGRYMPAGRPNTHWSFWPESGSL is encoded by the coding sequence GTGAACACCGTCGAGATCCTCGCCCAGTTCGACGAGGCCGCCGAGGAATTCGAGTTCCCGGACCTGAACAACGGCTACTACTACGCCGTCGACGTCCGCCTGCACGCCTACGGCGATGCCGAACGGTGGGCCCTGATCGTCGAGGCGGTCGGTTATTCGCCGCGGGCCGGGGATCTGATCGACGTACTGCACGTCTTCGGCAACTGCCTGACCTCGGGTGAACCCGGTTTCGACAACGGCGACTTCCTGGGCCGGATCGACAACTGGAACGATATCGAGGACTGCGACGAGCCCGAGGGCTACACCGGAGCCCCGCTGGTCGTCCGAGGCCGGACCGTCACCGTGCCGGGTAGGGCCGGTGAGGACCTGATCGACGTGCTGCGGCGGCTCGTCCCCGAACACCGGGAACTCCTCCTGGCCGACGAGACCGAACTGCGCCGCCGGATCCCCGCCGATCTTCCCGAGATCCTTCGCCTCGACGAATGGCGCCAGCCGGACCTGTACGAGTCCGTGCCCAGCGAATCGCCTTTCTACCAGCAGATCGCCGAGGTCCTGGCGACCGGTGACCCGGGCCGGTACATGCCCGCCGGACGGCCGAACACCCACTGGTCGTTCTGGCCCGAGTCGGGGAGTCTGTGA
- a CDS encoding VOC family protein, translating to MGTVRKVQVTFDCAEPERVARFWCSVLGYVSGGDFGDAAVAQDPAGEGPRLYFQRVPEGKTVKNRVHLDVRVGTGLVGAERLAVLTAESERLVALGATVFQVLVADEENESCIVMQDVEGNEFCLD from the coding sequence ATGGGGACGGTTCGCAAGGTTCAGGTCACGTTCGACTGTGCGGAGCCGGAGCGGGTGGCTCGCTTCTGGTGTTCGGTGCTCGGGTATGTCTCCGGCGGGGACTTCGGGGATGCCGCCGTCGCGCAGGATCCGGCGGGTGAGGGGCCCCGGCTGTATTTTCAGCGGGTGCCCGAGGGCAAGACCGTCAAGAACCGGGTGCACCTCGACGTGCGGGTCGGGACCGGGCTGGTCGGGGCGGAGCGGCTCGCCGTGCTCACCGCCGAGAGTGAGCGGCTCGTCGCGCTCGGGGCGACGGTCTTCCAGGTGCTGGTCGCCGATGAGGAGAACGAGTCGTGCATCGTGATGCAGGACGTCGAGGGCAACGAGTTCTGTCTTGACTGA
- a CDS encoding helix-turn-helix domain-containing protein, which produces MTPRTSGDPGIGERIRARRLLRGWSMRYAASRAGLSHATWSRIERGRQAADNRFTLADIATALECAPAELTGVPVPAADREVVAAHAHVHAVRQALIDTDLSEPAAPSGAPVQEMARTVALVDELRQACDYAGAARLIPALLCGLHAAAAGPERTAAIRLLCDVTFIASSVLRNLGRQADAWLGAERCRDAAEASGDPTLIGYAAYARACAATGCGSYQRGLTLAERAVDDLRPHAGHPGVAEVLGSLLLIGALASRGCGRPDDSRTWLTEAAELAARTGETSTMGMYFGPTNVDFWRIGIEADGGDPGRAAEVARTTNPAALPLGFRQVFYYADTARALARLRGRDREAVRFLLTAERLAPQHVHTSAMTRETTRTLLDRSNRSAGGTELRGLAERLQVTA; this is translated from the coding sequence ATGACACCTCGAACGAGCGGTGACCCCGGCATCGGGGAGCGCATCAGGGCACGTCGCCTGCTTCGTGGATGGAGCATGCGGTACGCCGCCAGCCGGGCCGGGCTTTCACACGCCACCTGGAGCCGGATCGAACGGGGTCGACAGGCCGCCGACAACAGGTTCACCCTCGCCGACATCGCCACGGCCCTGGAGTGTGCGCCGGCCGAGCTCACCGGGGTTCCGGTCCCGGCGGCGGACCGGGAGGTGGTGGCCGCGCACGCCCACGTGCACGCCGTCCGGCAGGCGCTGATCGACACCGACCTGTCCGAGCCTGCGGCTCCGTCCGGTGCGCCGGTCCAGGAGATGGCCCGTACCGTCGCGCTCGTCGACGAACTGCGACAGGCGTGCGACTACGCGGGTGCGGCCCGGCTGATCCCCGCCCTGTTGTGTGGCCTGCACGCGGCGGCCGCCGGCCCGGAGCGTACAGCCGCGATCAGGTTGCTCTGCGACGTCACCTTCATCGCCTCGTCGGTCCTGCGGAACCTGGGCCGCCAGGCCGACGCCTGGCTCGGCGCCGAACGCTGCCGCGACGCCGCCGAGGCCTCCGGCGACCCCACCCTGATCGGGTACGCCGCCTACGCCCGTGCCTGTGCGGCCACCGGATGCGGCTCCTACCAGCGCGGACTCACCCTGGCCGAACGCGCGGTCGACGACCTGCGACCGCACGCCGGCCACCCCGGCGTCGCCGAGGTGCTCGGCTCGCTGCTGCTGATCGGCGCCCTGGCGAGCCGAGGCTGCGGCCGCCCCGACGACAGCCGCACCTGGTTGACCGAGGCCGCCGAACTGGCCGCCCGCACCGGCGAGACCTCCACGATGGGCATGTACTTCGGCCCGACGAACGTCGACTTCTGGCGGATCGGCATCGAAGCCGACGGCGGCGATCCGGGCCGGGCCGCCGAGGTCGCCCGCACCACGAATCCGGCGGCCCTGCCGCTCGGGTTCCGGCAGGTGTTCTACTACGCGGACACCGCGCGGGCGCTGGCCCGACTGCGTGGACGCGACCGGGAGGCGGTCCGGTTCCTGCTCACCGCCGAACGACTGGCGCCCCAGCACGTGCACACCTCGGCGATGACCAGGGAGACCACCCGGACGTTGCTGGACCGTTCGAACCGCAGCGCCGGCGGCACCGAACTGCGCGGCCTGGCCGAACGCCTTCAGGTCACCGCTTGA
- a CDS encoding TetR/AcrR family transcriptional regulator, translating to MPAIKSRRAPTKGDQREQALVDAARAVFRDKPINQVTIDELAGAAGITRSGFYFYFESKQALLAAVVDQGIAEADVELAEWLGSDGLDRAALRRGLAAGLARWKVDGRWLREAFLAPDPGPDVMQVRDRLVDKGCTLFSARIERDARAGLTVGGSPALLARMAVNLRSTMFSDVYADPAAYDEDELLDTLTDAILRLVYGVSPGDSDR from the coding sequence GTGCCAGCCATCAAGAGTCGTCGTGCCCCCACGAAAGGTGACCAGCGGGAGCAGGCCCTGGTCGACGCCGCCCGGGCGGTCTTCCGGGACAAGCCGATCAACCAGGTCACGATCGACGAGCTGGCCGGGGCGGCCGGGATCACCCGGTCCGGGTTCTACTTCTACTTCGAGTCCAAGCAGGCGCTCCTCGCCGCGGTCGTCGACCAGGGCATCGCCGAAGCCGACGTGGAGTTGGCCGAGTGGCTCGGCTCCGACGGTCTCGACCGGGCGGCGTTGCGGCGCGGGCTGGCGGCCGGGCTGGCGCGGTGGAAGGTCGACGGGCGGTGGTTGCGCGAGGCGTTCCTCGCCCCCGACCCCGGGCCGGACGTCATGCAGGTCCGGGACCGACTCGTCGACAAGGGGTGCACGCTGTTCAGCGCCCGCATCGAACGCGACGCCCGCGCCGGGCTCACCGTCGGCGGCTCACCGGCCCTGCTCGCCCGGATGGCGGTCAACCTGCGCAGCACGATGTTCTCCGACGTGTACGCCGACCCGGCCGCCTACGACGAGGACGAACTCCTGGACACCCTGACCGACGCCATCCTGCGCCTGGTCTACGGCGTGAGCCCCGGCGACAGCGACCGCTGA
- a CDS encoding ABC transporter ATP-binding protein, with the protein MSTQPLLAADDVTKSFGATQALTGASLQVFPGEVLALTGPSGSGKSTLLHCLSGILRPDGGRIGYDGRDLGALGDRERSALRRNAFGFVFQFGQLVPELTCLENVALPLRLSGVRRRRAEQSAGELLARLQVSDVAGKRPGQASGGQAQRVAVARALITTPRVIFADEPTGALDSRNGEQVIRLLVAAAKERGSAVVLVTHEDRIAACADRVVVFHDGANLDAAVTR; encoded by the coding sequence GTGTCTACCCAACCCCTACTCGCCGCCGACGACGTCACCAAGTCGTTCGGCGCCACCCAGGCCCTGACCGGCGCGTCGTTGCAGGTCTTCCCCGGTGAGGTGCTCGCACTGACTGGACCGTCCGGGTCCGGCAAGTCGACCCTGCTGCACTGCCTGTCCGGGATTCTGCGACCGGACGGCGGCCGGATCGGCTACGACGGCCGCGATCTGGGCGCGCTCGGTGACCGGGAACGCAGCGCGCTGCGCCGGAACGCGTTCGGTTTCGTGTTCCAGTTCGGACAGCTGGTTCCCGAGCTGACCTGTCTGGAGAACGTCGCGTTGCCGCTGCGGCTGTCCGGTGTCCGCCGCCGGCGGGCCGAGCAGTCGGCGGGTGAGCTGCTGGCCCGGCTCCAGGTCTCCGACGTGGCGGGCAAACGGCCCGGTCAGGCGTCGGGCGGGCAGGCGCAGCGGGTCGCGGTGGCCCGTGCCCTGATCACCACCCCTCGGGTGATCTTCGCCGACGAGCCGACCGGCGCACTCGACTCCCGCAACGGCGAGCAGGTGATCCGGCTGCTGGTGGCGGCGGCGAAGGAACGTGGCAGCGCGGTCGTGCTGGTCACCCACGAGGACCGGATCGCCGCGTGCGCCGACCGGGTGGTCGTGTTCCACGACGGCGCGAACCTCGACGCGGCGGTCACCCGATGA
- a CDS encoding MFS transporter, translating into MSFRTRLALPVASYVVLLVSALQTLVVPVVADIQADLDVTTSAASWVVTANLLAAAVLTPMLGRLGDLYGRRTVMLGVLVAVLLGSVLAATTSSLPLLLVARVAQAASFGLFPLAIGVLREELPPHRLTGAMALVSGMLSVGAGLGLVITGLLMRPGGDYHRLFWLATALTVIGLIGAWLLPARPGAATGTLDWAGAGLLGLGLMLLLLPLAEGNGWGWDSPRVVGLLVGAVVVLTLFVLFERRVTHPLVSTRMLSHRPIVVANAAGLFLGFSMFAVFLAVSTLVQTPPAVAGYGFGASVLATSLIYLLPGTASGVFTAPLGGRLVARFGAKATLVIAATLAGSGFAWLAVLHAATWEVILGALAVNTAVTFGYAALPALLIAHVEPAETGIANSVNSIARSVGMSLGTAFVVTMMTRNPIPGPVPLPREAQLVTVFVVGAALAVAAAVTVARLLPRAPQPQPQLTVAEVEADEVLGAAGLEVPVRR; encoded by the coding sequence ATGTCCTTCCGAACGCGCCTGGCGCTGCCCGTCGCCTCGTACGTCGTCCTGCTCGTCTCCGCCCTTCAAACGCTCGTCGTCCCGGTCGTCGCCGACATCCAGGCCGACCTGGACGTCACGACCAGCGCGGCGAGTTGGGTGGTGACCGCGAACCTGCTGGCCGCGGCGGTGCTCACGCCGATGCTGGGCCGGCTCGGCGACCTCTACGGCCGCCGTACCGTGATGCTCGGTGTGCTGGTCGCGGTCCTGCTCGGTTCGGTGCTCGCCGCCACCACGTCGAGCCTGCCGCTGCTGCTCGTCGCCCGGGTCGCCCAGGCCGCCAGTTTCGGGCTGTTCCCGCTGGCCATCGGCGTGCTCCGGGAAGAACTGCCGCCACACCGCCTGACCGGCGCGATGGCCCTGGTCAGCGGCATGCTGTCGGTCGGCGCCGGCCTGGGCCTGGTGATCACCGGCCTGCTGATGCGCCCGGGCGGCGACTATCACCGCCTGTTCTGGCTGGCCACCGCCCTGACCGTGATCGGCCTGATCGGCGCCTGGCTGCTACCGGCCCGCCCGGGCGCGGCCACCGGCACCCTCGACTGGGCCGGCGCGGGCCTGCTCGGCCTGGGTCTCATGCTCCTGCTCCTGCCCCTGGCCGAGGGCAACGGCTGGGGCTGGGACTCGCCCCGGGTGGTCGGCCTGCTGGTCGGCGCGGTGGTGGTACTCACCCTGTTCGTCCTGTTCGAACGCCGGGTGACGCATCCGCTGGTCAGCACCCGGATGCTCAGCCACCGCCCGATCGTGGTCGCCAACGCGGCCGGCCTGTTCCTGGGTTTCTCGATGTTCGCCGTGTTCCTCGCGGTCTCCACCCTGGTCCAGACACCGCCCGCGGTGGCCGGTTACGGTTTCGGCGCCTCGGTGCTCGCGACGAGCCTCATCTACCTGCTGCCCGGCACCGCGAGCGGCGTGTTCACCGCGCCCCTGGGCGGCCGACTGGTCGCCCGCTTCGGCGCAAAGGCGACACTGGTGATCGCGGCGACGCTGGCCGGCTCCGGTTTCGCGTGGCTGGCGGTGCTGCACGCGGCCACCTGGGAGGTGATCCTCGGAGCGCTGGCCGTCAACACGGCCGTCACCTTCGGGTACGCCGCCCTGCCGGCCCTGCTGATCGCCCACGTGGAACCGGCCGAGACCGGCATCGCGAACAGCGTGAACTCGATCGCCCGCTCGGTCGGCATGTCGCTGGGCACCGCGTTCGTGGTCACCATGATGACCCGCAACCCGATCCCCGGCCCGGTGCCGCTGCCCCGCGAAGCGCAGCTGGTGACGGTCTTCGTGGTCGGCGCCGCCCTCGCCGTGGCGGCCGCCGTCACCGTCGCCCGGCTACTGCCCCGCGCCCCGCAGCCGCAGCCGCAGCTGACCGTGGCCGAGGTGGAGGCCGACGAGGTGTTGGGCGCCGCCGGATTAGAAGTCCCGGTCCGCCGCTGA
- a CDS encoding ABC transporter permease: MTALLLGVRLSVAGGRSGWLRLALIAAGVGLGVGMLLVLAATPTAVAAREERRDDRASGAAAESAGPATLLVLAVESRFREEAVRGRILRPDGDRPPVPPGLDRVPAAGEMFVSPALAGLIAGPGGDVLAGRWSARVAGTIAPEGLSGPDEMWFYAGSDTLTSDDGAERISSFGADRTPTTDGTIVVLAIIGAAIMLMPVLAFVTTAVRFGSESRERQLAAIRLVGADGRMTRLIAAGDTLIGAVLGLAVGGAVFLGLRNVVGSLLPADFSPYPSDLRPVPVFVVLILLVVPAGAVLVTLTALRRVVIEPLGVVRQSVPRRRRLWWRLVPPAAGLALLYPLAGGLPAEIGDGTRGQLAAGAILLLTGVVVLLPWLVQALVRRLGGGGVAWQLGVRRLQLDSDTAIRSVSGIAVSVAGVIAVQGLLGASIAATGGAQAPAERFQAVAYTNGADGTGWQAALTGTPGVAEVRLSGYGSLRTGAEEQTGATVRVGDCEVLRQYAPLPSCTDGDSFSAVMPGWDKTVEEPGSSFYGADENTPLSSWTVPDGVPEVTLYPSEAGPADYLATPGALKIRPDLSGLITDGHLVRLDPAAPDAIEQVRNTMTRLAPAAPLQLFDDQRIGNQFAGARQVAQACAVLLLLFIGASMLVNVTEQLRERRRLLAVLAAFGTRRRTLSASVLYQVAIPASAGLLLAVLVGGTLSAVLLAATRAPVTVDWSAIGLVTATVAGMILAVTAAGLPLLFRLLQVHELRSE; this comes from the coding sequence ATGACCGCGCTGCTGCTGGGCGTACGGCTGAGCGTCGCGGGCGGACGGTCCGGGTGGCTGCGGCTGGCGCTGATCGCCGCCGGGGTCGGGCTCGGCGTGGGGATGCTGCTGGTGCTGGCCGCCACACCGACCGCGGTCGCGGCCCGCGAGGAACGACGCGACGACCGCGCCTCGGGCGCCGCCGCCGAGTCGGCCGGGCCCGCAACGCTGCTGGTCCTGGCGGTGGAGAGCCGGTTCCGGGAGGAGGCCGTCCGCGGGCGGATCCTGCGGCCCGACGGTGACCGGCCACCGGTTCCGCCGGGACTGGACCGGGTTCCGGCGGCCGGTGAGATGTTCGTGTCCCCGGCGCTGGCCGGCCTGATCGCCGGACCGGGCGGTGACGTGCTGGCCGGACGCTGGTCGGCACGGGTGGCCGGAACGATCGCTCCGGAGGGTCTGTCCGGGCCGGACGAGATGTGGTTCTACGCCGGTTCCGACACGCTGACCAGCGACGACGGCGCCGAGCGGATCAGCTCGTTCGGAGCCGACCGGACACCGACGACGGACGGCACGATCGTGGTGCTCGCGATCATCGGTGCGGCGATCATGCTGATGCCGGTGCTGGCGTTCGTCACGACCGCGGTGCGGTTCGGCAGCGAGAGCCGGGAACGGCAGCTCGCCGCGATCCGGCTGGTCGGCGCGGACGGCCGGATGACCAGGCTGATCGCGGCCGGGGACACCCTGATCGGCGCGGTCCTGGGGCTCGCCGTCGGCGGTGCGGTCTTCCTCGGGCTGCGCAACGTGGTCGGGTCGTTGTTGCCGGCCGACTTCAGCCCGTACCCCTCGGATCTCCGCCCGGTTCCGGTCTTTGTCGTTCTGATCCTGCTGGTCGTGCCGGCCGGCGCCGTGCTGGTGACGCTGACCGCGCTGCGCCGGGTGGTGATCGAGCCGCTCGGCGTGGTCCGGCAGAGCGTGCCGCGCCGACGACGGCTGTGGTGGCGGCTGGTTCCGCCGGCGGCCGGGCTGGCGCTGCTGTATCCACTGGCCGGCGGCCTGCCCGCGGAGATCGGCGACGGCACCCGCGGGCAGCTCGCGGCCGGGGCGATCCTGCTGCTGACCGGGGTCGTGGTGCTGCTGCCGTGGCTCGTGCAGGCACTGGTCCGGCGGCTCGGCGGCGGTGGCGTGGCCTGGCAGTTGGGCGTGCGGCGGCTGCAACTCGACAGCGACACCGCGATCCGGTCGGTCTCCGGGATCGCGGTGTCGGTCGCCGGTGTCATCGCCGTTCAGGGCCTGCTCGGTGCCTCGATCGCGGCGACCGGCGGGGCACAGGCGCCGGCCGAACGGTTCCAGGCGGTCGCCTACACGAACGGCGCCGACGGCACCGGATGGCAGGCGGCCCTGACGGGCACGCCGGGGGTCGCGGAGGTGCGATTGTCCGGCTACGGCTCTCTCCGGACCGGTGCCGAAGAACAAACCGGGGCGACGGTACGGGTGGGCGACTGCGAAGTTCTGCGGCAGTACGCCCCGCTGCCCTCGTGTACCGACGGTGACAGCTTCTCGGCTGTGATGCCGGGCTGGGACAAGACTGTCGAAGAGCCGGGCTCCTCGTTCTACGGCGCCGACGAGAACACGCCACTCTCCTCATGGACCGTGCCGGACGGGGTACCCGAGGTCACGCTCTATCCGAGTGAGGCCGGGCCGGCCGACTACCTGGCCACCCCGGGCGCCCTGAAGATCCGCCCCGACCTGTCCGGCCTGATCACCGACGGTCATCTGGTGCGGCTGGATCCGGCCGCCCCGGACGCCATCGAGCAGGTCCGCAACACCATGACCAGGCTCGCCCCGGCCGCTCCCCTGCAACTGTTCGACGACCAGCGGATCGGCAACCAGTTCGCCGGAGCCCGCCAGGTGGCCCAGGCCTGCGCCGTACTGCTGCTGCTCTTCATCGGCGCCAGCATGCTCGTGAACGTGACCGAACAGCTGCGGGAACGGCGCCGGCTGCTGGCGGTGCTGGCCGCGTTCGGCACCAGACGACGGACCCTGTCGGCGTCGGTGCTCTACCAGGTCGCCATTCCCGCGTCGGCCGGGCTGCTCCTGGCGGTGCTGGTCGGCGGCACCCTGTCGGCGGTGCTACTGGCCGCCACCCGGGCGCCGGTCACCGTCGACTGGTCGGCGATCGGCCTGGTCACCGCCACGGTCGCGGGGATGATCCTGGCGGTCACCGCGGCCGGTCTGCCGCTGCTGTTCCGGCTGCTTCAGGTCCACGAGCTGCGCAGTGAGTGA
- a CDS encoding response regulator, which yields MIRVVLVDDQHLVRAGFRMVLDYQDDMAVVGEAGDGAEALRLLRDTPADVVVMDLRMPVMDGVTATRRICAAGPLPRVLVLTTFDTDEEAFAALQAGASGFLLKSVPPDDLLKAIRVVAGGEAVVAPRVTRRLLDRFAGRFTADEQAASGPHGLTDREHEVLLLVAQGLSNLEISGRLQVAEATVKTHIGRILNKLGLRDRVQAVVFAYESGLVRPGNPS from the coding sequence ATGATCCGGGTCGTGCTCGTCGACGACCAGCACCTGGTGCGGGCCGGATTCCGGATGGTCCTCGACTATCAGGACGACATGGCCGTCGTCGGTGAGGCCGGGGACGGCGCCGAGGCGTTGCGCCTGCTCCGGGACACCCCCGCCGACGTCGTGGTGATGGACCTGCGGATGCCGGTGATGGACGGGGTGACCGCGACCAGGCGCATCTGCGCCGCCGGGCCGCTGCCCCGGGTGCTGGTGCTGACCACGTTCGACACCGACGAGGAGGCGTTCGCCGCGCTGCAGGCCGGGGCGAGCGGCTTCCTGCTCAAGAGTGTGCCACCGGACGACCTGCTCAAGGCGATCCGGGTGGTGGCCGGTGGGGAGGCCGTGGTGGCACCCCGGGTGACCCGGCGGCTGCTGGACCGGTTCGCCGGCCGCTTCACCGCCGACGAGCAGGCCGCCTCCGGCCCGCACGGCCTCACCGACCGGGAGCACGAGGTGCTGCTGCTGGTCGCGCAGGGCCTGTCGAACCTGGAGATCAGCGGTCGGCTCCAGGTCGCCGAGGCCACCGTGAAGACCCACATCGGCCGGATCCTCAACAAGCTCGGCCTCCGCGACCGGGTCCAGGCGGTGGTCTTCGCCTACGAGTCGGGTCTGGTCCGGCCCGGCAACCCGTCCTGA
- a CDS encoding sensor histidine kinase, with protein sequence MPVRLRLSPADLLVSVFVVVLATWWWHQFRAGGLAFGLLAGTVLLWRRHHPLAVLAGVSALTVATATVEVNDSQLHEGMLLITLALAMWAAIVHEPTLRRAVAGGVAASLVAALVLPLNQTASGLHAVTLLDIADGFGVVVGYGGVVWAAGLSVRYLSQLRANAVERRLSAERERRDNARIAVAEERARIARELHDIVAHSLSVIVLQANGAAYAFDHDQQRVREALRTIGATGADALDEIRQLVEMLRSDGGAASDRTPAALDQVEAVVQRARDAGLSVTLAVHGTPPDVPGGVALAVCRIVQESLTNTRKHAGRDSAATVTVDYRPGRIDIEVTDRSVGASPAPPARGGHGLVGMRERVALYGGTFEAGPLPDGGWRVHAGLPLSGVRAVSA encoded by the coding sequence ATGCCGGTCCGTCTGCGTCTCTCACCGGCCGATCTGCTGGTCTCGGTCTTCGTGGTCGTCCTGGCGACCTGGTGGTGGCACCAGTTCCGGGCCGGTGGGCTGGCGTTCGGCCTGCTCGCCGGGACGGTGCTGCTGTGGCGCCGCCACCACCCGCTCGCGGTGCTGGCCGGTGTGTCGGCGCTGACCGTCGCGACGGCGACGGTCGAGGTCAACGACTCCCAGCTGCACGAGGGGATGCTGCTGATCACGCTGGCTCTCGCGATGTGGGCGGCCATCGTGCACGAGCCGACCCTGCGGCGTGCGGTGGCCGGTGGAGTGGCCGCTTCGCTGGTCGCCGCGCTGGTGCTGCCGCTGAACCAGACCGCCTCCGGGCTGCACGCGGTGACCCTGCTGGACATCGCCGACGGTTTCGGGGTGGTGGTCGGCTACGGGGGCGTGGTCTGGGCGGCCGGGCTCAGCGTGCGCTACCTCAGCCAGTTGCGGGCCAACGCGGTCGAGCGACGGCTCAGCGCCGAACGCGAACGGCGGGACAACGCGCGGATCGCGGTCGCCGAGGAACGGGCCCGGATCGCCCGGGAACTGCACGACATCGTCGCCCACTCACTGTCGGTGATCGTCCTGCAGGCCAACGGGGCGGCGTACGCGTTCGACCACGATCAGCAGCGGGTGCGTGAGGCGTTACGGACCATCGGGGCCACCGGGGCCGACGCCCTGGACGAGATCCGTCAGCTCGTCGAGATGCTCCGCAGCGACGGGGGCGCGGCGTCCGACCGTACCCCCGCCGCTCTCGATCAGGTCGAAGCCGTCGTTCAGCGGGCCCGCGACGCGGGCCTGTCGGTGACCCTGGCGGTGCACGGCACGCCGCCCGACGTGCCCGGCGGTGTGGCGCTCGCGGTGTGCCGGATCGTGCAGGAGTCGCTGACGAACACGCGGAAACACGCCGGCCGGGACTCGGCCGCCACGGTGACCGTCGACTACCGCCCCGGCCGCATCGACATCGAGGTCACCGACAGGTCGGTGGGCGCCTCACCGGCGCCCCCGGCCCGCGGTGGGCACGGGCTGGTCGGGATGCGGGAGCGGGTCGCCCTCTACGGCGGGACGTTCGAGGCCGGGCCGCTGCCGGACGGCGGCTGGCGGGTCCACGCCGGGCTGCCGCTCTCCGGTGTGCGAGCGGTGTCCGCATGA
- a CDS encoding class I SAM-dependent methyltransferase has translation MTDRYQKAFDTAATDFERLGEHLWKPIGRATVERTAPEPGDRVLDACCGNGASAIPAAVRVGDRGLVDAVDRSPALIEDLRSRASGLTSLATHAADVTSWPGRGYDVVQAALGIFFFPDMAAGTEHLISRARPGGRAGFTIWRRDAMVAPGTYLRQAVSRVTGNPPEPRPSGPVEEIDVAGAFRSWLAERGLSDVTVTTHELRLAVTPELAWLVVTGSGFVTVLSGLDEAQTAEVRAVYLDSLLRDGVTEFDATTLVGVGYSQGSNALVM, from the coding sequence TTGACTGATCGCTACCAGAAGGCGTTCGACACGGCCGCCACCGACTTCGAACGGCTCGGCGAGCATCTGTGGAAACCCATCGGGCGGGCCACCGTGGAGCGGACCGCGCCGGAGCCCGGTGATCGGGTCCTCGACGCGTGCTGCGGCAACGGCGCCTCGGCGATTCCGGCCGCCGTGCGGGTCGGTGACCGGGGGCTCGTCGACGCCGTCGACAGGTCACCGGCACTGATCGAGGATCTACGGTCCCGAGCTTCGGGGCTGACGTCACTGGCCACCCATGCCGCCGACGTCACGTCCTGGCCCGGCCGCGGGTACGACGTGGTGCAGGCCGCGCTCGGGATCTTCTTCTTCCCGGACATGGCCGCGGGCACCGAACATCTGATCAGCCGGGCCCGGCCGGGTGGGCGGGCCGGGTTCACCATCTGGCGGCGAGACGCGATGGTCGCACCCGGCACGTATCTGCGGCAGGCGGTCAGCCGGGTCACCGGCAACCCGCCCGAGCCGCGCCCGTCCGGGCCGGTCGAGGAGATCGACGTCGCCGGGGCGTTCCGCTCCTGGCTCGCCGAACGCGGCCTGTCCGACGTCACCGTCACCACCCATGAGCTGCGGCTGGCCGTCACCCCGGAACTCGCCTGGCTGGTGGTCACCGGTTCGGGGTTCGTCACCGTGCTGTCCGGGCTGGACGAGGCACAGACCGCCGAGGTCCGTGCCGTCTACCTCGACTCGCTGTTGCGGGACGGGGTCACCGAGTTCGACGCCACCACGCTGGTGGGGGTCGGCTACTCGCAGGGTTCGAACGCGTTGGTGATGTAG